In the Corvus cornix cornix isolate S_Up_H32 chromosome 18, ASM73873v5, whole genome shotgun sequence genome, one interval contains:
- the SRP68 gene encoding signal recognition particle subunit SRP68: MAAERQAGGGGRGAGAEENKDHKDGKDNKENERPAGPQPGGLGDSLGLEILQIVKESQQQHGLRHGDFQRYRGYCSRRLRRLRKTLNFKMGNRHKFTGKKVTEEILSDNRYLLLILMDAERAWSYAMQLKQEANTEPRKRFHLLSRLRKAVKHAEELERLCESNRVDAKTKLEAQAYMAYLTGMLRFEHQEWKAAMEAFNKCKTIYEKLANAFTEEQAVLYNQRVEEISPNIRYCAYNIGDQSAMNELMQMRLRSGGTEGLLAEKLEALITQTRAKQAATMSEVEWRGRTVPVKIDKVRIFLLGLADNEAAIAQAENEETKERLFESLLSECRDAIQAVREELKPDQKQREHSLENDSGKVSNIQYLHSYLTYIKLSTAIKRNESMAKSLQKALLQQQRSDEDGKRSPRPQDLIRLYDIILQNLVELTQLPGLEEDKNFQKEIGLKTLVYKAYRCFFIAQSYVLVKKWSEALVLYERVLKYAREVQSGAGAHRNSLKELPDVQDLITQVNAEKYSLQAAAILDANDPHETESPSQVKDGKPLSERFETFCLDPSLVSKQVSLVHFPPGFQPIPCKPLFFDLALNHVAFPPLEDKVEQKAKSGLTGYIKGIFGFKS, from the exons TCCTGCAGATCGTGAAGGAGTCGCAGCAGCAGCACGGCCTGAGGCATGGGGACTTCCAGAGGTACAG GGGTTATTGCTCCCGCAGGCTGAGACGGCTCCGCAAAACTCTCAACTTCAAGATGGGCAACAGGCACAAGTTCACTGGGAAGAAAGTAACTGAAGAGATTCTCTCAGACAACAG gtATTTGCTGCTGATCCTGATGGATGCAGAGAGGGCCTGGAGCTATGCCATGCAGCTGAAGCAGGAGGCCAACACGGAGCCCCGCAAGCGCTTCCATTTGCTGTCGCGGCTGCGCAAGGCCGTGAAACatgctgaggagctggagaggctCTGTGAGAGCAACAGGGTGGATGCCAAGACAAAGCTGGAAGCTCAG GCGTACATGGCTTATCTCACCGGGATGCTTCGCTTCGAGCATCAGGAGTGGAAGGCAGCAATGGAGGCTTTCAACAAATGCAA GACCATCTATGAAAAGCTGGCCAATGCTTTCACAGAAGAACAAGCTGTGCTGTATAACCAGCGTGTGGAGGAGATCTCGCCCAACATCCGCTACTGTGCCTACAACATTG GTGACCAATCTGCCATGAATGAGTTGATGCAGATGAGACTGAGGTCTGGTGGCACTGAAGGTCTTCTTGCAGAAAAACTGGAG GCACTGATCACCCAGACTCGGGCCAAGCAGGCAGCCACGATGAGCGAGGTGGAGTGGAGAGGGAGAACTGTCCCAGTGAAGATTGACAAAGTGAGGATcttcctgctggggctggctgaCAACGAGGCAGCAATCGCTCAG GCAGAAAATGAGGAGACAAAGGAACGTTTGTTTGAGTCTTTACTCAGTGAGTGCAGAGATGCCATTCAGGCTGTTCGGGAAGAATTGAAACCAGACCAG AAGCAGCGAGAACACTCTCTGGAAAATGATTCTGGGAAGGTGTCCAACATCCAGTACTTACACAG TTATTTGACCTACATCAAGCTGTCCACAGCCATCAAGCGCAATGAGAGCATGGCCAAGTCCCTGCAGaaggccctgctgcagcagcagcgctCCGACGAGGACGGCAAGCGCTCGCCACGGCCGCAGGACCTCATCCGCCTCTACGACATCATCCTGCAG AACCTTGTGGAACTGACACAGCTTCCTGGCCTAGAAGAGGACAAGAACTTCCAAAAAGAGATTGGATTGAAGACACTCGTGTACAAAGCTTACAG GTGTTTCTTCATTGCCCAGTCCTATGTCCTGGTAAAGAAATGGAGCGAAGCCCTTGTGTTGTACGAGAGGGTGCTGAAATACGCCCGCGAGGTTCAGTCGGGAGCTGGAGCTCACAGGAACAGCTTGAAG GAGCTGCCTGATGTTCAGGATCTCATCACTCAAGTCAATGCAGAGAAATACTCCTTGCAAGCAGCAGCTATTTTAG ATGCAAATGATCCTCATGAGACTGAGTCTCCATCTCAGGTCAAGGATGGCAAG CCACTCTCAGAACGGTTTGAGACTTTCTGCCTGGATCCTTCCCTGGTCAGCAAGCAAGTCAGTCTCGTGCACTTCCCACCAGGATTCCAGCCCATTCCATGCAAACCCTTGTTCTTTGACCTGGCCCTTAACCATGTTGCTTTCCCACCTCTGGAGGACAAGGTGGAGCAGAAGGCCAAGAGTGGCCTCACAGGATATATAAAGGGCATTTTTGGATTCAAAAGTTAA